In the genome of Burkholderia diffusa, one region contains:
- a CDS encoding glutaminase → MNYQPILERIHAELAPWIGQGRVADYIPELAKVPADKFGMAVVTLDGNVYTVGDARERFSIQSISKLFACTLAFQLLGDALWERVGREPSGTAFNSLVQLESERGKPRNPFINAGALVVTDVLCRRFVKAETALVEFVRRLIGANDLDYDSRVALSELQHAERNRAMAHFMASFGNMQMPPDTVVEAYCRQCAITMNCVELAQAALFLANGGVAPVTGERIVDASSAKRLSALMLTCGTYDAAGDFVYRVGLPAKSGVGGGIVAVLPGDMAVCVWAPGLDANGNSLAGTLALEWLTTYTGRSIF, encoded by the coding sequence ATGAACTATCAGCCGATCCTCGAACGCATCCATGCCGAACTCGCCCCCTGGATCGGCCAGGGACGCGTCGCCGACTACATTCCGGAACTCGCCAAAGTGCCCGCCGACAAGTTCGGCATGGCCGTCGTGACGCTGGACGGAAACGTTTACACGGTCGGCGACGCGCGGGAGCGCTTCTCGATCCAGAGCATCTCGAAGCTGTTCGCGTGCACGCTCGCGTTCCAGCTGCTCGGCGATGCGCTGTGGGAACGGGTCGGCCGCGAGCCTTCCGGCACCGCGTTCAATTCGCTCGTTCAGCTCGAAAGCGAGCGCGGCAAGCCGCGCAACCCGTTCATCAACGCCGGCGCGCTGGTCGTCACCGACGTGCTGTGCCGCCGCTTCGTCAAGGCCGAAACGGCGCTCGTCGAATTCGTGCGGCGACTGATCGGCGCGAACGACCTCGACTACGATTCGCGCGTCGCGCTGTCGGAGCTGCAGCACGCGGAGCGCAACCGCGCGATGGCGCATTTCATGGCGAGCTTCGGCAACATGCAGATGCCGCCCGACACGGTAGTCGAAGCGTATTGCCGCCAGTGTGCGATCACGATGAACTGCGTCGAGCTCGCGCAAGCGGCGCTGTTCCTCGCGAACGGCGGCGTCGCGCCCGTCACCGGCGAGCGGATCGTCGACGCGAGTTCGGCGAAGCGGCTGTCGGCGCTGATGTTGACGTGCGGGACGTATGACGCGGCGGGCGACTTCGTTTATCGCGTGGGCTTGCCGGCCAAGAGCGGCGTCGGCGGCGGGATCGTCGCGGTGCTGCCGGGCGACATGGCCGTGTGCGTGTGGGCGCCGGGGCTCGATGCGAACGGGAACTCGCTGGCGGGGACGTTGGCGCTGGAGTGGTTGACGACTTATACGGGGAGGTCGATTTTCTGA
- a CDS encoding HD domain-containing protein, producing the protein MNLDTIHARLDFLRDAERLKDVLRSGHTSTGRAESTAEHSWRLCLMALVFADALPDVDTTKLLKLCVVHDLGEALHGDIPAIEQAAHPDKSTHERADLLTLTAGLDRALRDEIVALWDEYEAAVSPEARAAKALDKLETILQHNQGSNPPDFDYAFNLGYGRRYTDAAPLFGAIRAIVDADTQRRIDARGNDA; encoded by the coding sequence ATGAACCTCGACACGATCCACGCGCGGCTGGATTTCCTGCGCGACGCCGAACGCCTGAAAGACGTGCTGCGCAGCGGCCATACGTCGACCGGGCGCGCCGAAAGCACTGCCGAACACAGCTGGCGGCTGTGCCTGATGGCGCTCGTGTTTGCCGATGCACTACCCGACGTCGACACGACGAAGCTGCTGAAGCTGTGCGTCGTCCACGATCTCGGCGAAGCGCTGCACGGCGACATCCCCGCGATCGAGCAGGCCGCACACCCGGACAAGAGCACACACGAACGCGCCGACCTGCTGACGCTGACAGCCGGGCTCGATCGCGCGCTGCGCGACGAGATCGTCGCGCTGTGGGACGAATACGAGGCGGCGGTGTCACCGGAAGCGCGCGCCGCGAAGGCACTCGACAAACTCGAGACGATCCTGCAGCACAACCAGGGCAGCAATCCGCCGGATTTCGACTACGCGTTCAATCTCGGCTACGGCCGGCGCTACACCGACGCGGCGCCGCTGTTCGGCGCGATCCGCGCGATCGTCGACGCGGACACCCAACGCCGGATCGACGCACGCGGCAACGACGCGTAA
- a CDS encoding HdeD family acid-resistance protein has translation MVRLVLLLLGIEYLRTRWRGLTALGWLWVVAGVGIFVDALDGALHFPIELFAWLFLIEGLATLAVAGSGVGGQRILRYVKGVAVVLAAGLVFAGHHHGHFLLSMIFGTLFLVDGLLQCTSAWMVRYRRWNVAFAWGVVEILLAIFFYQPYPTHYAGTVPYCLGLLLMFGGMHMLSLAARVRRLTRNPAFVTSPAPSIVPDIDAAPDIPRFTQSEWDGPPADHEHALTVHVWTPTGTSKAEAQRYPVIDRYIAAVDVNGVISTGHAALESPEGIYISLYPAVEIDRSPDEFTRILRATRENDVPGLFQPDYATESKAWCPSTVRVRIRNYDPVKLAAFWSSYRQNVTYNLTHRNCSSTVSNALEAALDGAVWRLKGTRAGWGAFVRLLLTPELWVAAQIRKRAVTMAWTPGLTLDYARALSMLADPRPFAWWKVARSAVKAIMASRRAWREQDSAALSPGGSEAASVK, from the coding sequence ATGGTAAGACTGGTCTTGCTGCTGCTGGGCATCGAGTATTTGCGAACGCGCTGGCGCGGGCTGACCGCGCTCGGCTGGCTGTGGGTCGTCGCGGGCGTCGGCATCTTCGTCGACGCGCTCGATGGTGCGCTGCATTTTCCGATCGAACTGTTCGCGTGGCTGTTCCTGATCGAAGGGCTCGCTACGCTCGCGGTGGCCGGCAGCGGCGTCGGCGGGCAGCGCATCCTGCGCTACGTGAAAGGCGTGGCGGTCGTGCTCGCCGCCGGCCTCGTATTCGCGGGCCATCATCACGGGCACTTCCTGTTGTCGATGATCTTCGGCACGTTGTTCCTCGTCGACGGGCTGCTGCAGTGCACGTCCGCGTGGATGGTGCGCTACCGCCGCTGGAATGTCGCGTTCGCGTGGGGCGTCGTCGAGATCCTGCTCGCGATCTTCTTCTATCAGCCGTATCCGACCCACTATGCGGGCACCGTGCCGTACTGCCTCGGCCTGCTGCTGATGTTCGGCGGGATGCACATGCTGAGCCTGGCCGCGCGCGTGCGGCGGCTGACGCGCAACCCGGCATTCGTAACGTCGCCGGCGCCGTCGATCGTGCCCGACATCGACGCGGCGCCCGACATCCCGCGCTTCACGCAATCCGAGTGGGACGGGCCGCCGGCCGACCACGAGCATGCGCTGACCGTGCACGTTTGGACGCCGACCGGCACGTCGAAGGCCGAAGCACAGCGCTATCCGGTGATCGACCGCTACATCGCGGCGGTGGACGTCAACGGTGTGATCTCCACAGGCCATGCGGCGCTCGAGTCGCCCGAAGGCATCTACATCAGCCTCTATCCGGCCGTCGAGATCGATCGTTCTCCAGATGAATTCACGCGGATCCTGCGCGCAACGCGTGAGAACGACGTACCGGGCCTGTTCCAGCCCGACTATGCGACCGAGTCGAAAGCGTGGTGCCCGTCGACCGTGCGCGTGCGGATCCGAAACTACGATCCGGTGAAGCTGGCCGCATTCTGGTCGTCGTATCGGCAGAACGTCACGTACAACCTCACGCATCGCAACTGCTCCAGCACCGTGTCGAACGCGCTCGAAGCGGCACTCGACGGCGCGGTGTGGCGGCTCAAGGGTACGCGGGCCGGGTGGGGCGCATTCGTCCGGCTGCTGCTCACCCCCGAGCTGTGGGTTGCCGCGCAGATCCGCAAGCGTGCGGTGACGATGGCCTGGACGCCGGGCCTCACGCTCGACTATGCGCGCGCGCTCAGCATGCTCGCCGATCCGCGGCCGTTCGCGTGGTGGAAGGTCGCGCGCTCGGCCGTGAAGGCGATCATGGCATCGCGCCGCGCGTGGCGCGAGCAGGACAGCGCGGCGCTGTCGCCCGGTGGATCGGAAGCGGCGTCGGTGAAATAA
- a CDS encoding LysR family transcriptional regulator, with product MTDKLDGVTTFVQVVESGSFALAAERLDMTRSAVGKAIARLEKRLGARLLQRTTRSQSLTDDGQAYYDRCVRALAELEAAEADLDCGRNEARGKLRLSVPLAFGHHCVTPIVLDLARTYPHLRIDVSITDRFVDLVEEGIDLAVRIGPLADSTSLAVRRLGTQYGSLGAAPSYLARHGMPQSLEDLRNHRTIAYSRSGVAQPWDLRAPDGSTVRIDMPHQLSFDDVQAIAAAGASGFGIAWLPSWLLDHYVKRGEMVVVLDRCFVCEGDIHAIWPKTRYLPRKTRCVIDALVEAVPPMIER from the coding sequence ATGACCGACAAACTCGACGGCGTAACGACCTTCGTCCAGGTCGTGGAATCCGGCAGCTTCGCGCTCGCCGCGGAACGGCTCGACATGACGCGCTCGGCGGTCGGCAAGGCGATCGCGCGGCTCGAGAAGCGGCTCGGCGCGCGGCTCCTGCAGCGCACGACCCGCAGCCAGAGCCTGACCGACGACGGCCAGGCGTACTACGACCGCTGCGTGCGCGCGCTGGCGGAGCTGGAAGCGGCCGAAGCCGATCTCGACTGCGGCCGCAACGAAGCGCGCGGCAAGCTGCGGCTGAGCGTGCCGCTCGCGTTCGGGCATCACTGCGTGACGCCGATCGTGCTCGATCTCGCGCGCACTTATCCGCACCTGCGGATCGACGTATCGATCACCGACCGTTTCGTCGATCTGGTCGAGGAAGGGATCGACCTCGCCGTGCGGATCGGCCCGCTCGCGGACAGCACGAGCCTCGCGGTGCGGCGGCTCGGCACGCAATACGGCAGCCTCGGCGCGGCGCCGTCGTATCTCGCGCGCCACGGGATGCCGCAATCGCTCGAGGATCTGAGAAACCACCGGACGATCGCGTATTCACGCTCGGGCGTCGCGCAGCCGTGGGACCTGCGCGCGCCGGACGGCTCGACGGTGCGCATCGACATGCCGCATCAGCTCAGTTTCGACGACGTGCAGGCAATCGCGGCGGCAGGCGCGTCGGGATTCGGGATCGCGTGGCTGCCGAGCTGGCTGCTCGATCATTACGTGAAGCGCGGCGAGATGGTCGTCGTGCTCGACCGCTGCTTCGTCTGCGAAGGCGACATCCACGCGATCTGGCCGAAAACGCGCTATCTGCCGCGCAAGACGCGCTGCGTGATCGATGCGCTCGTGGAGGCGGTGCCGCCAATGATCGAGCGCTGA
- a CDS encoding class I SAM-dependent methyltransferase translates to MTQNIYDDPAFFEGYSRLNRSVQGLDGAPEWPALRALLPALRGLNVLDLGCGYGWFSRWAADQGAASVLGIDVSERMLARAASMAAHPAITYRRADLETLALPDAAFDLAYSSLAFHYIARLDTLLRTIHRALVPGARLVFSIEHPIYTAPRRPGFVVDAHGARSWPIDGYQREGKRVTDWLAPGVVKQHRTLGTLVNLLIESGFTLTHLNEWGPTPEQLAAMPALEEERDRPMMAIVAAQR, encoded by the coding sequence ATGACGCAGAACATCTACGACGATCCCGCTTTCTTCGAAGGCTACAGCCGCCTGAACCGCTCGGTGCAGGGGCTCGACGGCGCACCCGAATGGCCCGCGCTGCGCGCGCTGCTGCCGGCGCTGCGCGGCCTGAACGTGCTCGATCTCGGCTGCGGCTATGGCTGGTTCAGCCGCTGGGCCGCCGACCAGGGCGCGGCCAGCGTGCTCGGCATCGACGTGTCCGAACGCATGCTCGCGCGCGCGGCATCGATGGCTGCGCATCCGGCCATCACCTACCGCCGTGCGGATCTCGAAACGCTCGCGCTGCCGGATGCCGCATTCGATCTCGCGTACAGCTCGCTCGCATTCCATTACATCGCCCGTCTCGACACGCTGCTGCGCACGATCCACCGTGCGCTCGTGCCGGGCGCGCGGCTCGTGTTCTCGATCGAGCATCCGATCTACACGGCGCCGCGCCGGCCCGGCTTCGTCGTCGATGCGCACGGCGCGCGATCCTGGCCGATCGACGGTTATCAACGTGAAGGCAAACGCGTGACCGACTGGCTCGCGCCAGGCGTCGTCAAGCAACATCGCACGCTCGGCACGCTCGTGAATCTGCTGATCGAGAGCGGCTTCACGCTCACGCACCTGAACGAATGGGGGCCGACACCGGAACAGCTCGCCGCGATGCCCGCGCTCGAAGAAGAACGCGACCGGCCGATGATGGCGATCGTGGCCGCGCAGCGGTAA
- a CDS encoding ribonuclease T2, whose translation MLKTLARAAAALAVASASLHAVAQTSYDYLLLAASWEPGFCASHDTPECTNLAGTYAATSLSLHGLWPNRYDGNQPFYCGVPQSDIDLDNAHQWCSMDAYPISSATRNTLSTYMPGVASCLDKHEWFKHGTCSNSATPDAYWNEAAGMIGRLGNTSFNAFLQANAGKTVTRNQLLSAFEGAFGSNTRSAVSLKCTKTNGVSYFTEAWIAVKTNATTQFPSAASLVTDGNTQGTCPTSGVYIAK comes from the coding sequence ATGCTCAAGACGCTCGCCCGCGCCGCGGCCGCACTCGCCGTCGCATCCGCCTCGCTGCACGCCGTCGCGCAGACCAGCTACGACTACCTGTTGCTCGCGGCTTCGTGGGAGCCCGGCTTCTGCGCGTCGCACGACACGCCGGAGTGCACGAACCTCGCCGGCACGTACGCGGCGACGAGCCTGTCGCTGCACGGCCTGTGGCCGAACAGGTATGACGGCAACCAGCCGTTCTACTGCGGCGTGCCGCAGAGCGACATCGATCTCGACAACGCGCACCAGTGGTGCAGCATGGATGCGTATCCGATCAGCAGCGCGACCCGCAACACGCTGTCGACCTACATGCCGGGCGTGGCGTCGTGCCTCGACAAGCACGAATGGTTCAAGCACGGCACCTGCTCGAATTCGGCGACGCCGGACGCATACTGGAACGAGGCGGCCGGCATGATCGGCCGGCTGGGCAACACGTCGTTCAATGCGTTCCTGCAGGCGAATGCGGGCAAGACGGTGACGCGCAACCAGCTGCTGTCAGCGTTCGAGGGTGCGTTCGGCAGCAATACGCGCAGCGCAGTGTCGCTGAAGTGCACGAAGACGAACGGCGTCAGCTATTTCACGGAAGCATGGATCGCGGTGAAGACGAATGCGACCACGCAGTTTCCGAGCGCGGCGTCGCTCGTGACGGACGGGAATACGCAGGGGACGTGCCCGACGTCGGGCGTGTATATCGCGAAGTAA
- a CDS encoding response regulator, which produces MSFSILLVEDDTRLSTLIAGYLRKNDYEVDTVLHGDAAVPAILSTRPDLVILDVNLPGKDGFEICREARKQYDGVIIMVTARDEPFDELLGLEFGADDYVHKPVEPRILLARIKAQLRRVPARGADGAAPQPERYTFGQFSIDRTDRSVVLPGGDSPDLTSAEFDLLWVLVCHAGEVVSRDDLMLQLRGVEFDGLDRTIDGRISKLRRKLHDDAGNPQRIKTIRSKGYQFSKHAWE; this is translated from the coding sequence ATGTCTTTTAGCATCCTGCTCGTCGAAGACGACACCCGCTTGTCCACGCTGATTGCCGGCTACCTGCGCAAGAACGACTATGAAGTCGACACTGTGCTGCACGGTGACGCCGCCGTGCCGGCGATCCTGTCCACGCGCCCGGATCTCGTCATTCTCGACGTGAACCTGCCGGGCAAGGACGGCTTCGAGATCTGTCGCGAGGCGCGCAAGCAGTATGACGGCGTGATCATCATGGTGACGGCGCGCGACGAGCCGTTCGACGAATTGTTGGGCCTGGAATTCGGCGCCGACGACTACGTGCACAAGCCGGTCGAGCCGCGCATCCTGCTCGCGCGGATCAAGGCGCAGCTGCGCCGCGTTCCCGCGCGAGGGGCCGACGGCGCCGCGCCGCAGCCGGAGCGCTACACGTTCGGCCAGTTCTCGATCGACCGCACCGACCGCTCGGTCGTGCTGCCGGGCGGCGACTCGCCCGACCTCACGTCGGCCGAGTTCGACCTGCTGTGGGTGCTGGTGTGCCACGCGGGGGAAGTCGTCAGCCGCGACGATCTGATGCTGCAACTGCGCGGCGTCGAGTTCGACGGGCTCGATCGTACGATCGACGGGCGCATCTCGAAGCTGCGACGCAAGCTCCACGACGACGCGGGCAACCCGCAGCGGATCAAGACGATCCGCAGCAAGGGTTACCAGTTCAGCAAGCATGCGTGGGAATGA
- a CDS encoding ATP-binding protein codes for MIRHTRSHPDAPPLSTLRYVKWRWLHFRRAWTDTRADRIPSWSRLYVRTYLHLLGLVLLTALVPALALCVVLSPQVVWHAFDALPGDIWIVLAFVFAAPALAAYRWMRPVWSDLVMVRERAIDFTGGRFNTRARESHSVIIGPLARTLNALAMRMERLIAAQRDLTNGISHELRTPLARVRFALEMLREPGSAAEYHGALESIAQDVTELEELIDMSLTYARLEYSSLQSSLELTAPVAWFEHQISDAQLLYPERAIESRIAIESDLRVKMDRRLMSYAMRNLLRNASKYAASRIVVGLAIEHGNIAIFVEDDGPGVPESERERIFDAFVRLDRRTGGYGLGLAITRQVLHAHNGRIAVVDPAELGGARFEISWPV; via the coding sequence ATGATCCGACACACCCGTTCGCACCCCGATGCACCGCCGCTTTCGACGCTGCGCTACGTCAAATGGCGCTGGCTGCATTTTCGCCGCGCGTGGACCGACACGCGCGCCGACCGCATTCCGAGCTGGTCGCGCCTGTACGTGCGCACCTATCTGCACCTGCTCGGCCTCGTATTGCTGACGGCGCTCGTGCCGGCGCTCGCGCTGTGCGTGGTGTTGTCGCCGCAAGTCGTGTGGCACGCGTTCGATGCGCTGCCGGGCGACATCTGGATCGTGCTCGCGTTCGTGTTCGCCGCGCCCGCGCTCGCCGCGTACCGGTGGATGCGGCCGGTCTGGTCGGATCTCGTGATGGTGCGCGAACGTGCGATCGACTTCACCGGCGGGCGCTTCAACACGCGCGCGCGGGAGTCGCACAGCGTGATCATCGGCCCGCTCGCGCGCACGTTGAACGCGCTCGCGATGCGCATGGAGCGATTGATCGCCGCGCAGCGGGATCTGACGAACGGGATCTCGCACGAACTGCGCACGCCGCTCGCGCGCGTGCGCTTCGCGCTCGAAATGCTTCGCGAACCGGGCTCCGCCGCCGAATACCACGGCGCGCTGGAGAGCATCGCGCAGGACGTGACGGAGCTCGAGGAGCTGATCGACATGAGCCTCACGTATGCGCGGCTCGAGTACAGCTCGCTGCAGTCGAGCCTCGAACTGACCGCGCCGGTCGCGTGGTTCGAGCACCAGATCAGCGACGCGCAGCTGCTGTATCCGGAGCGCGCGATCGAGTCGCGCATTGCGATTGAGTCGGACCTGCGCGTGAAGATGGACCGGCGGCTGATGTCGTACGCGATGCGCAACCTGCTGCGCAATGCGAGCAAGTATGCGGCGTCGCGGATCGTGGTCGGGCTCGCGATCGAGCACGGCAACATTGCGATCTTCGTCGAGGACGACGGCCCGGGCGTGCCGGAGAGCGAGCGCGAGCGGATCTTCGACGCGTTCGTGCGCCTGGACCGCCGCACCGGCGGCTACGGGCTCGGGCTCGCGATCACGCGGCAGGTGCTCCACGCGCACAACGGCCGGATCGCGGTCGTCGATCCGGCCGAACTCGGCGG
- a CDS encoding helix-turn-helix domain-containing protein yields MRASPLHTPPLGPQLKRWRTLHRVKQSHAAELFGVAQSTISRWEAGIQQMSVDERAMAEQLLAARLDSAGDRALARLIAGSTARMHLVCDLTHRLLACSPSRAAEFSRPLSTLLGTSLWRYASPEIVRMEAALDPLGWHDRAGPPSVEFATGANASRVVPIRGSTCRWTRMMLSDGSAARLVETL; encoded by the coding sequence ATGCGCGCCTCACCGCTTCACACCCCGCCGCTCGGCCCGCAACTCAAGCGTTGGCGCACGCTGCATCGCGTGAAGCAGAGCCACGCGGCCGAGTTGTTCGGCGTTGCGCAATCGACGATCTCGCGTTGGGAAGCCGGCATCCAGCAGATGTCTGTCGACGAGCGCGCGATGGCCGAACAGCTGCTTGCCGCGCGTCTCGATTCTGCGGGCGATCGTGCGCTCGCCCGGCTGATCGCGGGCAGCACGGCCCGCATGCATCTCGTGTGCGACCTCACGCACCGTCTGCTCGCCTGCTCGCCGTCGCGCGCGGCCGAGTTCTCGCGGCCGCTGTCGACATTGCTCGGCACGTCGCTCTGGCGGTACGCGTCGCCGGAGATCGTCCGCATGGAAGCCGCGCTCGACCCACTCGGCTGGCACGATCGCGCGGGACCGCCGAGCGTCGAATTCGCGACCGGCGCCAATGCGTCGCGCGTCGTGCCGATCCGCGGCAGCACCTGCCGATGGACGCGGATGATGCTGTCGGACGGCTCGGCCGCGCGGCTCGTCGAAACTCTGTAG
- a CDS encoding isochorismatase family cysteine hydrolase, producing the protein MQPERASDLATTRHADVESRTHAPIPPIVRAKTALIVMHYQTDILGLFPSAAPTLLANTRKLCDAARAAGIHVCFANLRFSPGYPEVSPRNKNGQGIKQLGLFIDDGPCPELGRLDNEPLTIAHRASVFFRTDLQARLVAQGIDTLILVGIASTGVVLSSVAHASDADFRLYTVKDCCYDPDEVVHEHLFATAFETRTTVLSLADALRLLA; encoded by the coding sequence ATGCAACCGGAACGCGCTTCAGATCTCGCAACAACGCGCCACGCCGATGTGGAAAGCCGCACACACGCACCGATTCCCCCAATCGTGCGAGCAAAGACCGCGCTGATCGTCATGCACTACCAGACCGACATCCTCGGCCTCTTCCCCTCAGCCGCCCCAACCCTGCTCGCCAACACGCGCAAGCTATGCGATGCAGCCCGTGCCGCCGGCATCCATGTCTGTTTCGCGAATCTCCGCTTCAGCCCCGGCTATCCGGAAGTGAGCCCGCGCAACAAGAACGGGCAAGGCATCAAGCAGCTCGGCCTGTTCATCGACGACGGCCCGTGCCCGGAACTCGGCCGACTCGACAACGAACCGCTGACCATCGCGCATCGCGCGAGCGTGTTCTTCCGCACCGACCTTCAAGCGCGACTCGTCGCGCAGGGCATCGACACGCTGATCCTGGTCGGAATTGCATCGACCGGCGTCGTGCTGTCGTCGGTTGCGCATGCAAGCGACGCGGATTTCCGGCTGTACACGGTAAAGGACTGCTGCTACGACCCGGACGAGGTCGTGCACGAGCATCTGTTCGCGACGGCGTTCGAGACGCGCACGACGGTGCTGTCGCTCGCGGATGCACTGCGGCTTCTCGCATAG
- a CDS encoding MFS transporter, which produces MTLSDSRRNAVALAAVCLTSLMFGLEISSVPVILPTLEHVLHGDFNGMQWIMNAYTIACTTVLMAAGTLADRFGRKRVYVSGTVLFGATSLLCGLAPNVPVLVAGRLLQGASGGAMLICQIAVLSHQFREGRERGRAFGIWGIVFGIGLGFGPIVGGAIVALATWPWVFLVHAPLAAVALVLIGGAVQESRDPHAGTLDVAGIVTLSLAVFGLAFYITQSAELGLTSAAGLGVLGATALALTGFLVAERTSARPMFDFSVFRIRAFTGAIFGSMGMNFSFWPFMIYLPIWFQVALGYDSVTAGVALLAYTLPTLVVPPFGERLALRYGPGVVIPGGLFTIAAGFALMRIGSGVEHASWLTMLPGCVIAGIGLGLTNTPVTNTTTGAVPSARAGMASGIDMSARMISLALNIAAMGFVLVAGIVASLKARVAGAVDAGMLRMLAQQIASGRTDGLSAIAPALAKADPTGAALHAALVHGFGWVMVYGATGVAVLATASAVAFAPARRRAAVCE; this is translated from the coding sequence ATGACGCTATCCGACTCCCGCAGGAATGCGGTCGCGCTCGCGGCCGTCTGTCTCACTTCGCTGATGTTCGGCCTCGAGATCTCGAGCGTGCCGGTGATCCTGCCGACGCTCGAACACGTGCTGCACGGCGATTTCAACGGCATGCAGTGGATCATGAACGCGTACACGATCGCGTGCACGACGGTGCTGATGGCGGCCGGCACGCTCGCGGACCGGTTCGGCCGCAAGCGCGTGTACGTGAGCGGCACCGTGCTGTTCGGCGCGACGTCGTTGCTATGCGGGCTCGCGCCGAACGTGCCGGTGCTGGTCGCCGGCCGGCTGCTGCAGGGCGCGAGCGGCGGCGCGATGCTGATCTGCCAGATCGCGGTGCTGTCGCACCAGTTCCGCGAAGGGCGCGAGCGCGGCCGCGCGTTCGGGATCTGGGGGATCGTGTTCGGGATCGGTCTCGGCTTCGGGCCGATTGTCGGCGGCGCGATCGTCGCGCTGGCGACCTGGCCGTGGGTGTTTCTCGTGCATGCACCGCTCGCGGCCGTGGCGCTGGTGCTGATCGGCGGCGCGGTGCAGGAGTCGCGCGATCCGCACGCGGGCACGCTCGACGTCGCGGGCATCGTCACCCTGTCGCTCGCGGTGTTCGGTCTCGCGTTCTATATCACGCAGAGCGCGGAGCTGGGGCTCACGAGCGCGGCCGGGCTCGGCGTGCTCGGTGCGACTGCGCTCGCGCTGACCGGCTTCCTCGTCGCGGAGCGCACGAGCGCGCGCCCGATGTTCGACTTCTCCGTGTTCCGGATTCGCGCGTTCACCGGTGCGATCTTCGGATCGATGGGAATGAACTTCAGCTTCTGGCCGTTCATGATCTATCTGCCGATCTGGTTCCAGGTCGCGCTCGGCTACGACAGCGTGACGGCCGGCGTCGCGCTGCTCGCGTACACGCTGCCGACGCTCGTCGTGCCGCCGTTCGGCGAGCGGCTCGCGCTGCGCTACGGGCCCGGTGTCGTGATTCCGGGCGGCCTGTTCACGATCGCGGCCGGCTTCGCGCTGATGCGGATCGGCAGCGGCGTGGAGCATGCGAGCTGGCTCACGATGCTGCCCGGCTGCGTGATAGCCGGCATCGGGCTCGGGCTCACCAACACGCCGGTCACGAACACGACGACGGGCGCGGTGCCGAGCGCGCGGGCCGGGATGGCGTCGGGCATCGACATGAGCGCGCGGATGATCTCGCTCGCGCTGAACATCGCGGCGATGGGCTTCGTGCTCGTCGCGGGGATCGTCGCGAGCCTGAAGGCACGCGTCGCGGGCGCGGTCGATGCGGGGATGCTGCGCATGCTGGCGCAGCAGATCGCGTCGGGCCGCACCGACGGGCTATCGGCGATCGCGCCCGCGCTCGCAAAGGCCGACCCGACCGGTGCGGCGCTGCACGCGGCGCTCGTGCACGGGTTCGGCTGGGTGATGGTGTACGGCGCGACCGGCGTGGCCGTGCTCGCGACCGCGAGCGCGGTGGCGTTCGCGCCGGCAAGGCGCCGGGCCGCCGTGTGTGAATGA